One Ogataea parapolymorpha DL-1 chromosome VI, whole genome shotgun sequence DNA window includes the following coding sequences:
- a CDS encoding casein kinase i isoform gamma-1, with protein sequence MSTRPNHSSPAAAAALAASNNMTNANGYQQNPSTTAQYSSASAPPPMQAQAPAMAQQQQMQQNSSSSSSQVVGLHYKIGKKIGEGSFGVIFEGTNLINGIPVAIKFEPRKTEAPQLRDEYRTYKHLNGVKGIPSAYYFGQEGLHNILVIDLLGPSLEDLFDWCGRKFSVKTVVQVAVQMITLIQSVHERDLIYRDIKPDNFLIGRHGLPDENSVHLVDFGMAKQYRDPRTKQHIPYREKKSLSGTARYMSVNTHLGREQSRRDDLEALGHVFFYFLRGQLPWQGLKAPTNKQKYEKIGEKKRTTPVLDLCHGFPRQFAQYLDYVRNLQFDAEPDYEGYRRLLLSVLDDIGDVADGHYDWMDLNGGRGWDATINKKPNLHGYGHPNPPGDRHRHSQQRRPRNTQQPTGSGAAGTQALPSSALPGQVYRTHDTQSGDRPLPNLPDKSGRFSPANQGSPLAQQQGQQYQYQNIQQQPQAISEPIKTQPGAGKQETASKKSSKGFFAKLFGCCL encoded by the coding sequence ATGTCCACAAGACCAAACCACTCTTctcctgcagcagcagcagcactGGCAGCGTCCAATAATATGACCAACGCAAACGGATATCAGCAAAATCCGTCAACAACCGCACAATACTCTTCGGCCAGCGCTCCTCCTCCTATGCAGGCACAGGCTCCGGCAATGgcacaacaacaacaaatGCAGCAAAACTCAtccagctcgagctccCAAGTGGTGGGACTCCACTATAAAATCGGTAAGAAGATTGGTGAGGGATCTTTTGGTGTTATATTTGAGGGAACGAACTTAATCAACGGCATTCCAGTTGCGATCAAATTTGAACCTAGAAAAACCGAAGCTCCGCAACTCAGAGATGAGTACAGAACTTATAAGCATTTGAATGGAGTAAAAGGTATTCCAAGTGCATACTACTTTGGTCAAGAGGGACTACACAACATTCTGGTCAttgatcttcttggtcCATCTTTGGAGGACCTTTTCGATTGGTGCGGCCGCAAGTTTTCTGTCAAGACAGTTGTTCAGGTGGCTGTCCAAATGATTACTTTAATTCAAAGCGTCCATGAGCGAGATCTTATTTACAGAGACATCAAACCTGATAACTTTTTAATTGGAAGACATGGTCTTCCGGACGAAAATTCTGTTCACCTGGTGGATTTTGGCATGGCCAAGCAATACAGAGACCCAAGAACCAAGCAGCATATACCTTACCGGGAGAAAAAATCGCTGAGCGGAACAGCTAGATATATGTCTGTTAACACCCACTTGGGAAGAGAGCAATCTAGAAGAGACGATTTGGAAGCACTCGGACATGTGTTCTTCTACTTTCTCAGAGGGCAGCTACCATGGCAGGGACTCAAGGCGCCTACCAATAAACAGAAGTACGAAAAGATTGgtgagaagaagagaacAACACCAGTTCTGGACCTGTGCCACGGATTCCCACGCCAATTTGCTCAGTACTTGGACTATGTTAGAAACTTGCAATTTGATGCGGAACCTGATTACGAGGGATACAGGAGGCTCCTCTTGTCGGTTTTGGACGATATTGGTGATGTTGCTGATGGTCACTACGATTGGATGGATTTGAATGGCGGTCGTGGGTGGGATGCCACCATTAACAAGAAGCCAAACTTGCATGGGTACGGCCATCCTAACCCACCAGGAGACAGACACCGCCACAGCCAACAGAGAAGACCTAGAAATACACAGCAGCCGACCGGCTCTGGTGCCGCTGGTACGCAGGCTTTACCTTCCTCAGCGCTTCCTGGCCAAGTTTACAGAACGCACGATACACAATCCGGCGACAGACCTCTGCCAAACTTGCCAGACAAGAGTGGCAGGTTTTCTCCGGCAAACCAAGGCTCGCCTCTTGCTCAACAGCAAGGCCAACAGTATCAGTATCAAAACATACAACAACAGCCTCAGGCTATCAGTGAGCCTATCAAGACTCAACCCGGAGCGGGAAAACAGGAAACGGcatcgaaaaagagcagcaaggGATTCTTTGCCAAGCTGTTTGGGTGTTGCTTGTAG
- a CDS encoding 3'(2'),5'-bisphosphate nucleotidase 2, which yields MGLFKMSAYLKETYIAQLAVQRATLLTQKVAAEHLKGVSKEDHSPVTIGDFGAQAIIINSILKNFPGDEVVGEEDSQLIKEKNLGENILSQVQYVQEQDSSNNDSLGVIEDSSALCDIIDKGQSKGGRSGRIWALDPIDGTKGFLRGDQYAVCLALMVDGVVQVGVIGCPNLPHDLNDRNSPVGGLFTAVRGAGSYFQDLKSDLVYPFTRSMRIQVNNSLPVEQARVLEGVEKGHSSHGLQKLIKQALNIQSKSVNLDSQVKYCALAKGDAEIYLRLPKDPAYREKIWDHAAGTLLVHESGGKVTDIYGSPLDFSHGRTLNSQGVIAATTNVHGHIIKAIKQIIGEKGEKLEEYCK from the coding sequence ATGGGCTTGTTCAAGATGTCAGCTTACTTGAAAGAAACGTACATTGCCCAATTGGCAGTCCAGAGAGCTACGCTTCTGACACAGAAGGTTGCTGCTGAGCACTTGAAAGGCGTTAGCAAAGAGGACCATTCTCCAGTTACGATCGGGGATTTTGGAGCCCAAGCAATAATCATCAATTCGATCCTAAAGAATTTCCCTGGCGATGAGGTTGTTGGGGAAGAGGACTCCCAAttgatcaaggagaaaaatcTTGGTGAGAACATTCTTTCTCAAGTTCAGTATGTTCAGGAGCAGGATTCCAGCAACAATGATTCTCTGGGCGTCATTGAGGACAGCAGCGCATTATGTGATATCATTGACAAGGGTCAATCCAAAGGTGGACGCAGCGGTCGCATTTGGGCTCTTGATCCAATAGATGGAACCAAGGGTTTTCTAAGAGGAGACCAATATGCCGTGTGTCTTGCATTGATGGTTGACGGTGTGGTCCAAGTTGGTGTTATTGGCTGTCCAAACCTTCCCCATGATTTAAACGACAGGAATTCACCTGTGGGAGGACTTTTTACCGCGGTCAGAGGCGCTGGGTCCTATTTCCAGGACCTCAAGTCCGATCTGGTATATCCTTTCACCAGAAGCATGAGAATTCAAGTAAATAATTCACTTCCTGTCGAACAGGCCAGAGTCCTAGAGGGTGTTGAAAAAGGACACTCTTCTCATGGTCTTCAAAAGTTGATCAAGCAGGCTCTCAATATACAAAGCAAGTCTGTGAACCTTGACTCACAAGTTAAATACTGTGCGCTGGCCAAAGGTGATGCCGAAATCTACTTGAGACTTCCTAAAGACCCAGCTTACCGTGAGAAGATTTGGGACCATGCGGCAGGCACTCTTTTGGTTCATGAGAGTGGTGGAAAAGTCACTGATATTTACGGTTCACCTCTAGATTTTAGCCATGGCAGAACATTGAACAGCCAAGGTGTCATAGCTGCTACTACCAACGTTCACGGCCATATTATTAAGGCCATTAAACAAATTATTGGTGAAAAGGGAGAAAAGTTGGAGGAATACTGTAAATAA
- a CDS encoding Dolichyl pyrophosphate Man9GlcNAc2 alpha-1,3-glucosyltransferase — protein sequence MRITALLSELFIYIPAVLMYTRWMGRYYNKASPIDQTIIAAAILYQPSLIIIDHGHFQYNSVMLGLSLFAIVNLLENNYALCSVFFVLALGFKQMALYYAPIFFFYLLSVCIFPFSKMNLLRLVSIGVSVLFTFVLMFLPFVYKGGFGQIIQILIRVFPFDRGIFEDKVANFWCASNVIVKYRKIFTQDQLKKLSLLLTLAGIAPSSITIFIKPSKKLFTWCLASCSLAFYLFSFQVHEKSILLPLMPITLLLNEVDPDVISMVCWIANIALFSMWPLLKRDQLSLQYFVLGILSNWLMGNLSWIRMYLRMAKIPVLARELATPVLPHNLFWRFVIISSYTLATLLHILDYFFEPPKQLPHLWVISNVVLSFGCFMLFWCWTNYKIIQKATSKVKAN from the coding sequence ATGAGAATTACAGCTCTCTTGAGTGAATTATTCATTTATATCCCGGCAGTGCTAATGTACACTAGATGGATGGGGAGGTATTACAACAAGGCTTCTCCTATTGACCAAACTATCATTGCGGCGGCCATCCTCTACCAGCCGTCTCTGATTATTATTGACCATGGCCATTTTCAATACAATTCTGTGATGCTTGGTCTATCTCTCTTTGCAATTGTCAACCTCTTGGAAAACAACTATGCTTTATGCTCGGTATTCTTTGTGTTGGCTCTTGGTTTCAAACAAATGGCACTCTATTACGCTccaattttctttttctaTCTTCTTAGTGTCTGCATTTTCCCGTTCTCCAAGATGAACCTTTTGAGACTGGTTTCCATTGGAGTCTCCGTGCTTTTCACGTTTGTGCTGATGTTTTTACCCTTCGTGTACAAGGGCGGATTCGGGCAAATCATACAAATACTTATCCGCGTGTTTCCATTCGATAGAGGCATTTTTGAAGATAAGGTGGCCAATTTTTGGTGCGCTTCAAACGTGATCGTTAAGTACAGAAAAATCTTCACTCAAGATCAGTTGAAGAAACTGTCTCTCCTGTTGACGTTGGCAGGAATCGCGCCCTCCTCCATCACCATTTTTATAAAGCCAAGCAAGAAATTATTTACCTGGTGCTTGGCATCCTGCTCACTGGCtttttatcttttttcatTCCAGGTGCATGAGAAATCGATTCTTCTGCCTCTGATGCCAATCACTCTTCTCCTCAACGAAGTTGATCCCGACGTCATATCTATGGTTTGTTGGATTGCCAACATTGCTTTGTTCTCCATGTGGCCGCTTCTCAAGCGAGACCAGTTGTCTCTTCAATATTTTGTTTTAGGGATTTTGAGCAACTGGCTCATGGGCAATTTGAGTTGGATCAGAATGTATTTGAGAATGGCTAAAATTCCCGTTCTTGCCAGGGAACTTGCAACGCCAGTGCTTCCTCACAACTTATTTTGGCGCTTTGTCATCATCAGTTCGTATACTCTGGCCACGTTACTACACATACTCGATTATTTTTTCGAGCCCCCAAAGCAGCTGCCACACCTTTGGGTGATCTCTAATGTCGTCCTATCTTTTGGCTGTTTCATGTTGTTTTGGTGTTGGACAAACTACAAAATCATCCAGAAAGCAACCTCCAAGGTTAAAGCCAATTAA